In Gossypium hirsutum isolate 1008001.06 chromosome D01, Gossypium_hirsutum_v2.1, whole genome shotgun sequence, the genomic window ATATTCCAAATGACTCTTGTTTAGGCAGTCAAAAGTTTTTTAGAACTTTACAAGAAAAGCTGCATACCTCGTGCTGCTTCTTCCTGGCATAGTCTCGCAGTAGAGACTTCACAAGCTTATTCCGTAGCAATGGCTTGTCACTTTTATGAGAGATGAAAACAAAAGTTGAAAGGTGATGCAGAACTAATGTGAATGCAACTGATCCTCGAGTTGCAGCTTTGTCAAGGGCACCAGACACCCATGACTTCACATAAGCTTCCAAAATCGCTTCATTCTCCTGGAaaaaaaatcattctcataataGGTGATTTGCAAGTAATCCCCAGATGCTAAATCAGATAGAAACAGGAATATACAACTCTATTCAAGAAGTTGCAGAGAATATCTCTCTCTATAGGGAATAAATCAACAGTCCTCTAGGAATAGAAACCAGAAGTCTTGTTTTCTGTCAAATCTTAACATCAGAAACAAAAAATGTTGTTCACTTCCAAGTTAACCACGGGTGTTTTGAGTCAAAGATTTTACTTTATGCCAGTTCATTATTTCTATCTCTCCACcttatttatgattttgaaatAAGCTAAGAAATTTAGCGTTCTCTTCTGAGTTCTGACACATTGAAGCCAAATTGGGGGTTTCGTTAAGACAATATCAGAAATCAAATGTCAGGCACATTCAATTACATTACCATACATAGCAAGCTGCCATGCATTTGAATAGAACACAAAAGCAGCAGATAGCAGTCAGTACCTCAACAGGTTCAAGGTATCCTTCAGCCTCAGCCAGGCATTTCTGCAATGGTGGAAGAAGTTCAAGGACATGAGAATTAGATAACGCATTCCAGGCAGCAAGTCGAACAGAAGCTTCAACACAACGGTGTAAATATATAGCAACTTGTCGACCATAGGTCAAATCACCAAAAGATACAGCAGCATACTGCTCAACAAGAGTATCAATAAATGTTGAGTAACTTTCATGAATCTCGGATTGAAACCTCAGAAATTccacattaattttattttctgtcTCTGGTGTTAAACTGGTAGACATATTTGAAATAGTTTGACTTCTTCCCTTAGACCTTATCTCATCAAGAAGGTGTCCATATAGCTCTTGTAGAGACTCATAAACATCCCTAGTCTTCTCATCTTCAAGCACAGACATTCCAATGAGTAATATGATGGATAATGAATGTAGTTTCCAGATTACCGGGACACTCCGAATGGGTGAAACAACATCTGCAGACAAGAAAGAGGACAAGGCTTCCAAACCTAAAAGGAAAAACATTCCAGCTTTAGAAACTTCAACTATATCACCAGGGTCCTGCACAATATTTTGTATATCAGAGACCCTTCCCAGCCCAGCATGTTTGCTATCGCATAAGGTTGATATTGGACTAAGAAACCAGTGCACGGGAAAAGGCAGTCTCTGGTGGGCCCATTCCATCATCAATGAAGTGCAGTTATGATCTCGACTCATCATTGATGTGTCCAGGTCCTCTGGTATGGTTTCTAGAGAAGCGTTACTCCTTGATGTTCTATCGACACTTGAGGCTTTCAATTTGTTCTTATTAGACAACCATCGATTTCTAAAGTGAGAAGCTAATATCTCACTGAAGAGCATATAGTCATCTTCTTTATATTCCCACCCATATAATTTTATCCTCCCATTACCCTGGATAAAATGCTGAATGCAAAGATCAAGGTACTTTAGCACAGGTACTTGAAGCATAACATCCAACGCTTTCTCCACAATAACCTTATCTCTTGGTCCAGAAATTAAACATAATCCTAAAGCTGAAAAGATTATTTCTCTGGTAAAGGTCCTCTCATCATCTAAGGATAATACTTCTATAGAGACAGTCTGAAAGATGTCAAGCAATTGACTGAGCAACCATGCATCTGTTTGTGCCAATAAAACAGATTTTGACCAAAATCCTCCACCAGAGGCTCCCCATCCAAGCCCCACACCAGGAGCAGGGCCTCCTCTACCAAAAATCTCAACTGACTGCACAAGGTGCCACTCCGAAGCAACTAACTTTGAGAAAATATCAAACACACATCTCAATTCAAACAAAGATTCCACCAGTATCCCCTTTGAAAGTATGTTCTCTTCTTGTGACAAACTGCATGCTTGAGAAGGATTACAGACCACAGTCTTAGCCAACTGGATCAAATTGTTAATGTATATAAAAACCTGGAAGAAGCCATGAAGGCAGCATAGAGAAGCAAATGATGTTTCGAATGCACTTTGCTTCCTTAAAGAACAGAGTTGCTCGATAAAAAAACTACCTGCAGCCAGATTAGCTCCATATTCTGCAGTATTCACACGTGTAAAGCTCAAAAAACCATTTCTAATAATTTCAAGTCCAACCTTAGGAACAAAATCTGGCAACCATGGCACATGACCATCATCCTGCAGACCCATGGCATCCTCAGGGATCACTTTTTCAAGCACTCTGGAAAGCATGTGCATAACAGCTGAGTACACCCACAATAGAGGAGAGGAAGATTTATCATGGAAAATAGAGATTCCAATTATTTCATCCTGAGAATCAATTAATCTAGACTTAAATGAAATCCACTTCAGAGCTAAATCAACCATTGGTCTGGCATGGCTCCAAGACCAGGTCTCCACATTGTCATCAGCTCCTTCAGCTATTCCATCACTTAGAATTTTGTGTGAATAAAAATTTGGAAGTGTTCTGGCCAAGGATTCTAGAATAAGGTATGCCTCCACAGAGATGGAAGCAAATTCACCTAAGACATTGTTCTCAACCAGTTTTCTAATTGTAGGCGGATTCAACCACAAGTACAAGGCAGGAAGAATGTTGGAGAAGTATGACACACAATACCCATACTGAATGCAGACCTTCCAAAAACGTAGTTGTTCAACCATTAATGCAGATGAAAGTTTACAATTTTCTCTTCCCAATTTCAACCATTGTTCCAAAGAGTAAGCATTTTTATATAATTGCCATGTCATAGCCTGGAAAATCCCATTCTCTACAAACTCTGCACAGTTCTTCCTGTCAGATTGTGATAACACCtttataaccaaaaaaaaaaaaaagcaatataaataatttaggctaaatggtaagaaaatagaccatttaatAAATAACTAGAAACATAATacattttttcattctttttactAACATAGAAGTAAGTCAGGAAGCCTCATAGCCCTCACTATTCcaaaaacaaatgaataaaaGATTACCTTCAAAAGGCAAACAGATTTGATCTTAGACAGATAAACATCCATATTGCTATTTGCAGTAAATCGGTGAACAACAGTTTGAACTAATCTTTGGCACTTCATTATAGCATTCACACCCATTGGGGAATGTCTTGCTATTGCAACTAATACTGAAATCAAGCATTCTTCCAAAGGTGCAGTTGGTTCTATCTGAAAACATGAGTAACGTTACTAATGTATATATCAGAAATATTTCACAAAGTAAGCATTGAACTTCCAGGAGAGACACTATGGCTGCTCTCCTCTTAGGAGTCGGAACAACTAAAATATAGACCCACCAAATTAGCATAGATATTATTGTGCTACATATTAGTTTCCAGGGTCATGCAAGTATGAAGAAAGGAAAAAGGTAAACATGAAAATCTGCAGTAGAAAAAAGAAGATGCTAGCACAAATTCTAAATCAGTACTAATTTCTCTTCACACGACCCACAAAAAAGACAATTGTTTAAACTAGATAACAAgtttattaaatttgaataaaacatACGCGGAAACCTGATGGCAGGTATCAAGAACTTAAGTAAACATAATGGATTTATTCTGCTCACCTCCAAAAGATATCGAATCCTCGGAAGGATTCCCATCCTAACCAAACCAGCAGCAAAATCTTGTCCAGCAACAACAATGTCATCCTGAATTGTATGCTTCCCTTCAGTTTCATCTTCCACAATATTATCTCCATAAAGAAGAACATTTGAAGGTTTAGCACTGTATTTCCAAAATCCACCATGAAGGAAACCAACATCAATCTCTGGTTTAGACCGAAATATAGGAGCAGTATAAGTACCCCTCATGTCAATTGCTGTTTTCTGCATTATAGAACATTGGTTAAACTAAACATTACATATGGACATACAAGGCATATAAAAGATAGAAATCTACCTCCAAAAGATCAAAGAAACTCTGATTTATATCACAGCTCAATACGCACTGAATAACTTTGGCGGTTGCTAAAACTACAGAATTGTGGTTATCATCAAGCGACATCCTACAGATTTCAAAATATTCAAATTCAAGGGTAAAGAATACAgtatcaaaatcattttatgaatCAACATCTAAATTTTAACAGGAAAAAGAACAGTTTGACTTAACATTATTCAGTTTTTTgggataaaaattcatttaacctTAATGATAAGATTAGCTCAGGTTCTGGGCCCAATGCAAAAGCCCAAACAGCTTCCCAGTCAACAGTGCTGTCAACATTGTCCTTATCAGCCAGAGTAGAACCAATTGGATTGAGATAAATATTACGTAATGCCTTATCAAGCACAGATGCAAGGAGATGCAATGCAAGGGCCCGTTGACCTGGAATCTAAAGTTAACAATATCAGTAAAAACAGGAGATCAGTATAGTCATGTCAAAGATAAACTGCAACAATATTTAAGATTGACATGCACAGTCTAGCTATATCATGACAACATGCAGCAGCATTTGCATTAAAGATCTACATGTCatccaataaaataataaataaaatataaactgaCCGTGCTTCTTGTGAGTGCAACTGCTTCTTTAATTGTATAACCTGAAGCGCCAGGATCTCCCTCTGTTCGTAAGAAGTCACGTTCAGCAACATTATCACCTCCTGCAATACAGTAATTGAAGGAAAAGGCAAAACAATATTTATTCAGTCATCTGTCGTTCCTTGTATGGCTAGAGTTTATTTACAAACTGTTCTCTAGACAGTCAAAGTATTCAGAATTTTGACAAACAAATAAATGACACCAAATATAGTTTTACTGAGTTTATCAAGAAAGGACAACAAGATCTAAAGTCTTACCATTTACCTATTGATACATAATATTTAGCGAAAAATGCATGCAGGTATGTATAAAAGCAACTAAGTAAGaatgtaccaaaaaaaaaaaagaacagaaggATGGTTATGATTTTGCCTTACGTATCTCTGGTATCTGAACAAAATCATTTTCAACAACAGTCCCATCCAAGGAAAATCTTAATTCCCTAACAGCCTCAACTCTCTGGCTCCAAGCATCCCACAAACTGCCACTTGCGGAATCTACATTCTGCTTTACGCCATTGTCAAGGCCACTCTTTGTAATGTTTGAGCTTGTTGTGACCGTGGGATTATTGCTATCTAAATTTGGAGCTTTCATAGCATTGTTTGACTGATTTTCACGTCTAATTCCAAGTTGACTCTCAGCAGCCTGATTTGAGTGTGTGTCAATTTGCTTCTTTAATTTCTCTTGGCCTCGTTTTTTCAGTAAGTTTAGCAAAGCAGGATCCAGCTTCAGCATAATCTCAGCCTGtgcttcttttatttcttcaggTGACATGTTCTCTAATCGGGCACGATTCTCAGCATCAATTCCACTCTCAAGAGACATGGACCCACGTTCATTTCCTAAGTTGCGGAATTGCTCTGGAACCAAGGTATCTATCTTCTCCATTCTCCTGAATTCCACATTGGTACTATCATTATGACACATTCTTTTCGCCATGACCTGACCATCAACAGCCATCGTTCCTGATTCTTTACTGAAAATTTCAGAATCATGATCTTTAACATGCTCTTCTTTTTGTAACTGAAGTGAGTCATCTAGGTCCATTCCAGTGACTGAACTATCACTCAATTCGCTCCTCATGGCTTCTTCAGCTTTAGCTAAAGGCCTATGGGCATTTAGATGTGATTCTACATCCATGGAGGCTACATCTGCATGTGCACCAAAGGAGTTAATCAACATGCTTTTATTGCCTAGATCTTTCATGGCTTTTCCATCCATCATTTGTCTTTCAGTTTTCCCTACGTCTGACTGGTTTGTTTCCCTTCCCTTTCTCTGGGAAAGATCATCACCCTGCATTGCCTCTTTCCAATGGCTAAGATCCAaattctttttctctttcctCCGTATAGGTTCAGCGAAAACCGATATAGGATCAAAGTTAGCAAATCCAGTTTCATCTTCATCGTCTTCTTCAACAACATTTCTGTTATCACTTCTTGGAGTCCAATGCTGTGAAAAAAATCCAAGTATCAGTTCAAGCAAATTCTGCTTTGAACAAATCAAACTCAACCAAAAATAAACCcagttaattaaataataacagATAGGGAGATAAAACCAAAAAGGAACACCATTACTGCTAGTATTAGTTGATTGCCCCCATTCCAAAATCCAAACCCATGTTTGTTAGGTATTAAACTTATGGTTTTGCCTTACTCTTCCAAGCAACGACCTTACCCAAATTTGTAGTAATCAATAACAATGAATTACCTCCCCTTTACAGTCATAGGTATGGTAATTTATGCATCCCAAAAGAAACAATACAGAAAGGAAAACATAAAAAGTGTTCATATATCTTATAAATGTtcaaaatttgttgaattaagtAACTTAAATGAATAGCAAACCAATAAAGAAAATAAGATAGAGAACAAAGTCATtgcagaagaagaaaaaagaagagtaAAATTTGTGGTGGCTTACAGGACCATGAGAGCGGTGGCGTGCAACAGGGAAAGGAAGCACTGAGAGGCGAGGGGGTTGAATGGGTTTACTAATATCATTGTTCGAAACAATTCCCTTTTCGATTATGCTCCCAACTAAGCTGGAAGCATCGTCTCCATTGATTGAACTGCTACCAAATACCTTCAAAGAAGCAACTTTTCCTTCATTCCTTTTGGTTTTATGGCCGCTTCGTTGCTCCTGCTTCTTCTCCATAGGATCCAGGGTTCAAGGGAGGTTCTCTTCCGGCTCTTCGATGTTTCAATTTTGAACGAAAATAACATTGTCTTGTTTACAACCCAAAGGAAATAACTTTCTAACTGGATTTGGCCCAACCCAAAAGGTCATTTGAGAGGCTTCCTCGTATATGCCACAACACCCAACCCAAAGGAAATAACATTGTTGCAGCTGCTGCGCATAGAGGTTTGAGTGCAAAAGCAAAACTTGTGATACCAAATGGCAGATTGGTCTCAACTCCCACCAGAGCTTCTAATTCTAATAGCCGAACGCCTTGAAGCCCGATTTGATGTTGTCAGATTTCTATCCATCTACTCTTGATGGCGCTACTCTGTTCCACCAAAATTTTACCCTTTACTCACAATATTGAGGATCGACGGATTAAACAaggaataagtaaaaataatagaagaaaTTAAGaatttgaacacacaaatttaacgtgaaaaaatcatccaaaaaggataaaaattaCAGGCAAAGataactaaaccccgaaaacgcgaaacaaataaccctcaaaacgtaaatatAGAATTCTcgaaaagtgttatgagttctaatctctaatggatgtattttctaatgttgtaaaagagtctatatagactaaattcataggtcaaataataataaaataatttagactCATCAgaatttgattgaaacaaataaacagagtttaactagaagattatttctcaaatttgactaaaatagatgtcatactcaacaaatatctatcttgactcatatttccacaacgccatctttgttAAAGCCcaccacgagcctatcttgaactatgtagggaattaattgagtcgaatctgtgcttagaaactagAAAACTTCTAGCCTTCTACTTGTACAcagccaaatcaaaactaactcgggtctgattttcattaacacagtgccctaacttttcaaaacctacatccaaaagagaacctctcttcaacaaaATGGTCaaacatttttccctcctatgagcAAGTTGTCTCCGCTCCAAATaagttgacttcgactccgtaACGAACGAGAGACATTCGATTTTACTGGtcactatagaaccttccagaatataaagattgTTGGTTcatttaccttttaacaaaataagAGCCCCACGAGACACCTTAATGTCACTTGACTAGATGTTGATTATGCaacatttcaagtttaaaatacttaaagagataagattctttcgtaaatcaagtacatatttgacatctgagagtgtcctaatcgtcttatcatgtatcctaattttaatagtaccaataccaattaccttactgaatgaatcgtttcccatgcagACAACTCTAcattcaaccgaa contains:
- the LOC107922182 gene encoding transcriptional elongation regulator MINIYO — translated: MEKKQEQRSGHKTKRNEGKVASLKVFGSSSINGDDASSLVGSIIEKGIVSNNDISKPIQPPRLSVLPFPVARHRSHGPHWTPRSDNRNVVEEDDEDETGFANFDPISVFAEPIRRKEKKNLDLSHWKEAMQGDDLSQRKGRETNQSDVGKTERQMMDGKAMKDLGNKSMLINSFGAHADVASMDVESHLNAHRPLAKAEEAMRSELSDSSVTGMDLDDSLQLQKEEHVKDHDSEIFSKESGTMAVDGQVMAKRMCHNDSTNVEFRRMEKIDTLVPEQFRNLGNERGSMSLESGIDAENRARLENMSPEEIKEAQAEIMLKLDPALLNLLKKRGQEKLKKQIDTHSNQAAESQLGIRRENQSNNAMKAPNLDSNNPTVTTSSNITKSGLDNGVKQNVDSASGSLWDAWSQRVEAVRELRFSLDGTVVENDFVQIPEIRGDNVAERDFLRTEGDPGASGYTIKEAVALTRSTIPGQRALALHLLASVLDKALRNIYLNPIGSTLADKDNVDSTVDWEAVWAFALGPEPELILSLRMSLDDNHNSVVLATAKVIQCVLSCDINQSFFDLLEKTAIDMRGTYTAPIFRSKPEIDVGFLHGGFWKYSAKPSNVLLYGDNIVEDETEGKHTIQDDIVVAGQDFAAGLVRMGILPRIRYLLEIEPTAPLEECLISVLVAIARHSPMGVNAIMKCQRLVQTVVHRFTANSNMDVYLSKIKSVCLLKVLSQSDRKNCAEFVENGIFQAMTWQLYKNAYSLEQWLKLGRENCKLSSALMVEQLRFWKVCIQYGYCVSYFSNILPALYLWLNPPTIRKLVENNVLGEFASISVEAYLILESLARTLPNFYSHKILSDGIAEGADDNVETWSWSHARPMVDLALKWISFKSRLIDSQDEIIGISIFHDKSSSPLLWVYSAVMHMLSRVLEKVIPEDAMGLQDDGHVPWLPDFVPKVGLEIIRNGFLSFTRVNTAEYGANLAAGSFFIEQLCSLRKQSAFETSFASLCCLHGFFQVFIYINNLIQLAKTVVCNPSQACSLSQEENILSKGILVESLFELRCVFDIFSKLVASEWHLVQSVEIFGRGGPAPGVGLGWGASGGGFWSKSVLLAQTDAWLLSQLLDIFQTVSIEVLSLDDERTFTREIIFSALGLCLISGPRDKVIVEKALDVMLQVPVLKYLDLCIQHFIQGNGRIKLYGWEYKEDDYMLFSEILASHFRNRWLSNKNKLKASSVDRTSRSNASLETIPEDLDTSMMSRDHNCTSLMMEWAHQRLPFPVHWFLSPISTLCDSKHAGLGRVSDIQNIVQDPGDIVEVSKAGMFFLLGLEALSSFLSADVVSPIRSVPVIWKLHSLSIILLIGMSVLEDEKTRDVYESLQELYGHLLDEIRSKGRSQTISNMSTSLTPETENKINVEFLRFQSEIHESYSTFIDTLVEQYAAVSFGDLTYGRQVAIYLHRCVEASVRLAAWNALSNSHVLELLPPLQKCLAEAEGYLEPVEENEAILEAYVKSWVSGALDKAATRGSVAFTLVLHHLSTFVFISHKSDKPLLRNKLVKSLLRDYARKKQHEGMMLQFIEYTKPSSVTKAEKEEGLTMDSSNVEGRLERLKEACEGNPSLLTLVDKLKSSCLKQ